GACCGTGCCAAGCCTGAAGATCAGGGCGCCGGCGACCAGGGCCTGATGTTCGGCTACGCCAGCAACGAAACCGACGTGCTGATGCCAGCACCGATCACCTTCTCGCACCAGCTGGTTCAGCGCCAGGCCGAAGCCCGTAAATCGGGTCTGCTGCCTTGGCTGCGTCCGGACGCCAAGTCGCAAGTGACCTGCCGTTACGAAGGCGGCAAGGTTGTCGGTATCGACGCCGTGGTCCTGTCGACCCAGCACAACCCTGAAGTGTCGTACAACGACCTGCGCGAAGGCGTGATGGAGCTGATCGTCAAGCACGTGCTGCCTGCCGAACTGCTGAGCAAGGACACCCAGTTCCACATCAACCCGACCGGCCAGTTCATCATCGGCGGCCCGGTTGGCGACTGCGGTCTGACCGGTCGCAAGATCATCGTCGACAGCTACGGCGGCATGGCCCGTCACGGCGGCGGCGCGTTCTCCGGCAAGGATCCATCGAAGGTTGACCGTTCGGCTGCCTACGCTGGCCGTTACGTTGCCAAGAACATCGTGGCTGCCGGCCTGGCCGAGCGTTGCGAGATCCAGGTTTCCTACGCGATCGGCGTGGCCCAGCCTACTTCGATCTCGCTGAACACCTTCGGCACCGGCAAGATCAGCGATGACAAGATCATCAAACTGGTCCGCGAAGTGTTCGACCTGCGTCCATA
This genomic window from Pseudomonas kribbensis contains:
- the metK gene encoding methionine adenosyltransferase, translating into MSEYSLFTSESVSEGHPDKIADQISDAVLDAIIAQDKHARVAVETLVKTGVAIVAGEVTTSAWVDLEQIVRDVICDIGYTSSDVGFDGATCGVMNIIGKQSPDINQGVDRAKPEDQGAGDQGLMFGYASNETDVLMPAPITFSHQLVQRQAEARKSGLLPWLRPDAKSQVTCRYEGGKVVGIDAVVLSTQHNPEVSYNDLREGVMELIVKHVLPAELLSKDTQFHINPTGQFIIGGPVGDCGLTGRKIIVDSYGGMARHGGGAFSGKDPSKVDRSAAYAGRYVAKNIVAAGLAERCEIQVSYAIGVAQPTSISLNTFGTGKISDDKIIKLVREVFDLRPYAITTMLDLLHPMYQETAAYGHFGRAPQTKTVGEDTFSTFTWEKTDRADALRSAAGL